One region of Quercus lobata isolate SW786 chromosome 2, ValleyOak3.0 Primary Assembly, whole genome shotgun sequence genomic DNA includes:
- the LOC115974909 gene encoding protein TPR3-like isoform X2, translated as MDSFGGTWRFLRQKMGFLGMSTLNEELVFLVLQFLKERGYNETAHTLERESGFYFDMKYLEDMVLRGKWDETEMYLSGFTHFSCNTISNVCLWIRAQEYFEAIENNDSDKASGILMNNLKVLASHRKGLFESMEQLFKSENKKEHILYSQYKGTEVGRTLTMDHVKKDIGADSLLSGKLKFPINQSNRLSNLIIQSWKWQHRHCIHPNPIINTLFVDHVCQPQYNLSIAQPAVKKSIATSLVTYPGQSHISVPIPDDIPKTLARTLNEESSPMSMDFHPVLQTLLLVGTCAGSIGLWNVSSGKKLLSVNFKVLDIGACSTTFKEALLENPLVSVNRIMWSPDGLFFGVAYSKHILQVFSYSGGHKVWLKLETDAHVGNVNDLAFTVHHRQLLVITCGSDNKTKVWDVHDGTNVFTIGDHGAAVYSVCPHTKKVFHYVFSTFVDGKMKGWLYDNNNNFVIAVFDYDTPGLGCTKLAYSTDGQRLFSCGTNINGQSFLVEWDESEGTIKRTYQGLTQNSFSVVHFDTTKNQFLAAGDNHIIKFWDMDKVELLGTIDVEGGLPLHCLPACYSCISTKSNPVIQLAELRR; from the exons ATGGATTCATTTGGTGGTACTTGGAGGTTTTTGAGGCAAAAAATGGGCTTTCTGGGAATGTCTACACTAAATGAAGAGCTTGTCTTCTTAGTCTTGCAGTTTTTGAAAGAGCGAGGTTATAATGAAACTGCACATAc ACTTGAGCGTGAAAGTGGATTTTACTTCGACATGAAATATTTGGAGGATATGGTGCTTAGGGGGAAATGGGATGAGACTGAGATGTATCTTTCTGGTTTCACACATTTCAGCTGCAATACTATCTCCAATGTTTGTTTATGGATCAGGGCGCAGGAATATTTTGAGGCAATTGAAAA CAATGATAGTGACAAGGCTTCAGGTATCCTCATGAACAATTTGAAGGTTCTTGCCTCACATCGTAAGGGCCTGTTCGAGTCAATGGAACAACtttttaaatctgaaaataaaaa GGAACATATATTGTATTCTCAATATAAGGGTACAGAGGTTGGAAGGACACTGACGATGGATCATGTCAAGAAAGATATTGGGGCAGATTCTCTTCTCAGTGGCAAACTGAAGTTTCCTATCAACCAAAGTAACAGGTTATCCAATCTCATTATACAAAG CTGGAAATGGCAGCATCGACACTGTATACATCCAAATCCAATTATAAATACCCTTTTTGTGGATCATGTTTGTCAACCACAATACAACTTGTCAATCGCCCAACCAGCTGTGAAGAAATCAATT GCAACATCACTTGTCACTTATCCTGGTCAAAGTCACATCTCAGTGCCCATACCAGATGACATTCCCAAGACTCTTGCAAGGACACTGAACGAGGAATCATCTCCAATGAGCATGGATTTTCATCCTGTTTTGCAAACTCTTCTGCTAG TTGGAACATGTGCTGGAAGCATAGGGCTGTGGAATGTAAGTTCTGGGAAAAAATTGCTTTCAGtaaattttaaggttttggaTATTGGAGCGTGCTCAACAACATTCAAG GAAGCTCTACTGGAAAATCCACTCGTTTCTGTCAATCGTATCATGTGGAGTCCTGATGGTTTGTTCTTTG GGGTTGCATATTCAAAGCATATTCTGCAAGTATTTTCTTATTCTGGTGGACATAAAGTGTGGCTGAAATTGGAG ACTGATGCTCATGTTGGTAACGTAAATGATCTCGCATTCACTGTCCATCACAGGCAACTGTTGGTCATAACCTGTGGAAGTGACAATAAAACTAAG GTGTGGGATGTGCATGATGGTACCAATGTTTTTACTATTGGTGATCATGGTGCTGCTGTGTATTCTGTCTGTCCTCATACCAAGAAAGTTTTTCAT TATGTCTTCTCAACATTCGTGGATGGCAAAATGAAGGGATGGctatatgataataataataattttgtgataGCTGTATTTGATTATGATACGCCTGGTCTTGGATGCACAAAACTGGCTTACAGTACTGATGGTCAAAG GTTGTTTTCATGTGGGACCAATATAAATGGACAGTCCTTCCTTGTTGAATGGGATGAAAGTGAAGGAACGATAAAGAGAACTTACCAAGGACTTACTCAAAATTCCTTTTCTGTTGTGCATTTCGATACAACCAAGAACCAGTTTTTAGCAGCCGGGGACAATCACATTATTAAATTTTGGGATATGGACAAAGTTGAGCTTCTGGGAACTATTGATGTGGAGGGAGGCCTGCCT TTACATTGCTTACCCGCTTGCTATAGCTGCATATCCACAAAATCCAACCCAGTTATACAGTTGGCCGAGTTAAGGAGATAG
- the LOC115974910 gene encoding protein MEMO1, whose product MEKVRRASHAGSWYTDNPRKLAEELEGWLGASGLGKSSDVRAVIAPHAGYSYSGRAAAYAFGNIDPTNISRVFLLGPSHHYYTPKCALSTATVYKTPIGDLPIDLEVIEELKATGKFELMDIRVDEAEHSMEMHLPYLAKVFEGHLVKVVPILVGALNAENEALYGQLLAKYVDDPNNFFSVSSDFCHWGSRFNYMHYDKKHGAIYKSIEALDRMGMDIIETGDPDAFKQYLSEYDNTICGRHPISVFLHMLRNCSTKIKIKFLRYEQSSQCKSTRDSSVSYASAAGKVDA is encoded by the exons ATGGAGAAAGTGAGGAGAGCATCTCATGCTGGTTCATGGTACACTGACAATC CTAGGAAATTAGCAGAAGAGCTTGAAGGATGGCTGGGGGCATCTGGCCTGGGCAAATCTTCTGATGTACGAGCTGTGATTGCTCC GCACGCAGGTTACTCATATTCAGGTCGAGCTGCCGCCTATGCATTTGGAAACATTGATCCAACAAACAT TTCTCGGGTATTTCTTCTTGGTCCATCTCATCACTATTACACACCAAAATGTGCTCTTTCAACAGCCACAGTTTACAAGACACCCATTGGGGACCTACCTATTGATTTGGAAG TCATTGAGGAGCTAAAAGCTACTGGAAAATTTGAACTGATGGATATTCGTGTTGATGAAGCCGAACATAGCATGGAAATGCACTTGCCATATCTTGCTAAAGTATTCGAGGG GCACCTGGTAAAAGTTGTACCTATTTTGGTCGGTGCTCTTAATGCTGAAAATGAAGCCCTGTATGGACAGTTGCTTGCCAAATATGTGGACGATCCAAATAATTTCTTCTCTGTGTCCTCTGATTTTTGTCATTGGGGTTCTCG GTTCAATTACATGCATTATGACAAGAAACATGGGGCCATATACAAATCTATTGAGGCCTTGGATAGGATGGGCATGGATATAATTGAAACAGGAGATCCAGATGCATTCAAACAATATCTGTCAGAATATGACAACACCATTTGTGGACGCCATCCCATTAGTGTTTTCCTCCAT ATGCTGAGGAACTGCTCAACAAAGATAAAGATCAAATTTCTACGCTATGAACAGTCAAGTCAATGCAAAAGTACGAGAGACAGTAGTGTAAGTTATGCATCTGCAGCAGGGAAGGTGGATGCTTGA
- the LOC115974909 gene encoding protein TPR3-like isoform X1, whose amino-acid sequence MDSFGGTWRFLRQKMGFLGMSTLNEELVFLVLQFLKERGYNETAHTLERESGFYFDMKYLEDMVLRGKWDETEMYLSGFTHFSCNTISNVCLWIRAQEYFEAIENNDSDKASGILMNNLKVLASHRKGLFESMEQLFKSENKKEHILYSQYKGTEVGRTLTMDHVKKDIGADSLLSGKLKFPINQSNRLSNLIIQSWKWQHRHCIHPNPIINTLFVDHVCQPQYNLSIAQPAVKKSIATSLVTYPGQSHISVPIPDDIPKTLARTLNEESSPMSMDFHPVLQTLLLVGTCAGSIGLWNVSSGKKLLSVNFKVLDIGACSTTFKEALLENPLVSVNRIMWSPDGLFFGVAYSKHILQVFSYSGGHKVWLKLETDAHVGNVNDLAFTVHHRQLLVITCGSDNKTKVWDVHDGTNVFTIGDHGAAVYSVCPHTKKVFHYVFSTFVDGKMKGWLYDNNNNFVIAVFDYDTPGLGCTKLAYSTDGQRLFSCGTNINGQSFLVEWDESEGTIKRTYQGLTQNSFSVVHFDTTKNQFLAAGDNHIIKFWDMDKVELLGTIDVEGGLPEKPHIRFNKEGTLLAISANENRIKILATDCGLQLLQTPENGAGVPLSYIAYPLAIAAYPQNPTQLYSWPS is encoded by the exons ATGGATTCATTTGGTGGTACTTGGAGGTTTTTGAGGCAAAAAATGGGCTTTCTGGGAATGTCTACACTAAATGAAGAGCTTGTCTTCTTAGTCTTGCAGTTTTTGAAAGAGCGAGGTTATAATGAAACTGCACATAc ACTTGAGCGTGAAAGTGGATTTTACTTCGACATGAAATATTTGGAGGATATGGTGCTTAGGGGGAAATGGGATGAGACTGAGATGTATCTTTCTGGTTTCACACATTTCAGCTGCAATACTATCTCCAATGTTTGTTTATGGATCAGGGCGCAGGAATATTTTGAGGCAATTGAAAA CAATGATAGTGACAAGGCTTCAGGTATCCTCATGAACAATTTGAAGGTTCTTGCCTCACATCGTAAGGGCCTGTTCGAGTCAATGGAACAACtttttaaatctgaaaataaaaa GGAACATATATTGTATTCTCAATATAAGGGTACAGAGGTTGGAAGGACACTGACGATGGATCATGTCAAGAAAGATATTGGGGCAGATTCTCTTCTCAGTGGCAAACTGAAGTTTCCTATCAACCAAAGTAACAGGTTATCCAATCTCATTATACAAAG CTGGAAATGGCAGCATCGACACTGTATACATCCAAATCCAATTATAAATACCCTTTTTGTGGATCATGTTTGTCAACCACAATACAACTTGTCAATCGCCCAACCAGCTGTGAAGAAATCAATT GCAACATCACTTGTCACTTATCCTGGTCAAAGTCACATCTCAGTGCCCATACCAGATGACATTCCCAAGACTCTTGCAAGGACACTGAACGAGGAATCATCTCCAATGAGCATGGATTTTCATCCTGTTTTGCAAACTCTTCTGCTAG TTGGAACATGTGCTGGAAGCATAGGGCTGTGGAATGTAAGTTCTGGGAAAAAATTGCTTTCAGtaaattttaaggttttggaTATTGGAGCGTGCTCAACAACATTCAAG GAAGCTCTACTGGAAAATCCACTCGTTTCTGTCAATCGTATCATGTGGAGTCCTGATGGTTTGTTCTTTG GGGTTGCATATTCAAAGCATATTCTGCAAGTATTTTCTTATTCTGGTGGACATAAAGTGTGGCTGAAATTGGAG ACTGATGCTCATGTTGGTAACGTAAATGATCTCGCATTCACTGTCCATCACAGGCAACTGTTGGTCATAACCTGTGGAAGTGACAATAAAACTAAG GTGTGGGATGTGCATGATGGTACCAATGTTTTTACTATTGGTGATCATGGTGCTGCTGTGTATTCTGTCTGTCCTCATACCAAGAAAGTTTTTCAT TATGTCTTCTCAACATTCGTGGATGGCAAAATGAAGGGATGGctatatgataataataataattttgtgataGCTGTATTTGATTATGATACGCCTGGTCTTGGATGCACAAAACTGGCTTACAGTACTGATGGTCAAAG GTTGTTTTCATGTGGGACCAATATAAATGGACAGTCCTTCCTTGTTGAATGGGATGAAAGTGAAGGAACGATAAAGAGAACTTACCAAGGACTTACTCAAAATTCCTTTTCTGTTGTGCATTTCGATACAACCAAGAACCAGTTTTTAGCAGCCGGGGACAATCACATTATTAAATTTTGGGATATGGACAAAGTTGAGCTTCTGGGAACTATTGATGTGGAGGGAGGCCTGCCT GAAAAACCACATATTCGCTTCAACAAGGAGGGAACATTATTGGCTATTTCTGCAAATGAAAACAGAATCAAGATCTTGGCAACAGATTGTGGTCTTCAGTTGTTGCAAACTCCTGAAAATGGTGCTGGAGTGCCTCTCAG TTACATTGCTTACCCGCTTGCTATAGCTGCATATCCACAAAATCCAACCCAGTTATACAGTTGGCCGAGTTAA